In one window of Nocardioides panacisoli DNA:
- a CDS encoding dihydroorotase has translation MSTTYLIQHARVLGGDPADILVQDGVIVDVGKGLDASSADGSGVETIDATGLVALPGLVDLHTHLREPGREDAETVLTGTRAAARGGFTAVHAMANTDPVADTAGVVEQVWRLGRESGHCDVRPVGAVTVGLAGEQLAELGAMADSAAGVRVFSDDGRCVSDSKLMRRALEYVKAFDGVVAQHAQDPRLTEGAQMNEGELSGRLGLAGWPAVAEEAIIARDCLLTAHVDSRLHVCHVSTAGSVEIVRDAKRKGWNVTAEACPHHLLLTDELAATYDPIYKVNPPLRSRRDVEALREGLADGTIDVVATDHAPHPHEDKDCEWAAAAFGMLGLETALSIVQHTMVDTGLLDWAGVAERMSTAPARIGRIADQGQGLRPGAPANLVLHDPAASGPVDPTASASLSRNTPYRGMDLPGRVVATFLRGNPTVLNGELQ, from the coding sequence GTGAGTACGACGTACCTGATCCAGCACGCCCGGGTCCTGGGTGGCGATCCGGCCGACATCCTCGTCCAGGACGGTGTGATCGTTGACGTCGGAAAGGGCCTCGACGCGTCGTCGGCCGATGGCTCCGGTGTCGAGACCATCGACGCCACCGGGCTGGTCGCACTGCCCGGCCTGGTGGACCTGCACACCCACCTGCGCGAGCCCGGGCGCGAGGACGCCGAGACCGTGCTCACCGGCACCCGCGCGGCGGCCCGCGGCGGCTTCACCGCCGTGCACGCGATGGCCAACACCGACCCCGTCGCGGACACCGCCGGCGTCGTCGAGCAGGTGTGGCGGCTGGGCCGGGAGTCGGGCCACTGCGACGTCCGTCCCGTCGGCGCCGTCACCGTCGGCCTGGCCGGCGAGCAGCTCGCCGAGCTGGGAGCCATGGCCGACTCCGCGGCCGGCGTACGGGTCTTCTCCGACGACGGACGCTGCGTCAGTGACTCCAAGCTGATGCGTCGCGCCCTGGAGTACGTCAAGGCCTTCGACGGCGTCGTGGCCCAGCACGCCCAGGACCCGCGGCTCACCGAGGGCGCGCAGATGAACGAGGGCGAGCTCTCCGGTCGCCTCGGCCTCGCCGGCTGGCCGGCCGTGGCCGAGGAGGCGATCATCGCCCGCGACTGCCTGCTGACCGCCCACGTCGACTCGCGCCTGCACGTGTGCCACGTGTCCACGGCCGGCTCGGTGGAGATCGTGCGCGACGCCAAGCGCAAGGGATGGAACGTCACCGCCGAGGCCTGCCCCCACCACCTGCTGCTGACCGACGAGCTCGCCGCGACCTACGACCCCATCTACAAGGTCAACCCGCCGCTGCGGTCGCGCCGGGACGTGGAGGCACTCCGGGAGGGCCTGGCCGACGGCACGATCGACGTGGTCGCCACCGACCACGCACCCCACCCGCACGAGGACAAGGACTGCGAGTGGGCCGCGGCGGCCTTCGGCATGCTCGGCCTCGAGACCGCCCTGTCGATCGTGCAGCACACCATGGTCGACACCGGGCTGCTCGACTGGGCCGGCGTCGCCGAGCGCATGTCGACCGCTCCCGCACGCATCGGTCGCATCGCCGACCAGGGCCAGGGCCTGCGCCCCGGCGCGCCGGCGAACCTGGTCCTCCACGACCCCGCCGCCTCCGGGCCGGTCGACCCCACCGCGTCCGCGTCCCTGTCGCGCAACACGCCCTACCGCGGCATGGACCTGCCCGGCCGCGTCGTGGCGACCTTCCTGCGTGGCAACCCCACCGTGCTGAACGGAGAACTCCAGTGA
- a CDS encoding aspartate carbamoyltransferase catalytic subunit: MKHLLSAGDLSRDEAELVLSTAAEFRELADRPIKKLPALRGRTVVNLFFEDSTRTRISFEAAEKRLSADVINFQAKGSSVSKGESLKDTALTLEAMGADAVVVRHGASGAPYRLAHSGWVDSHVVNAGDGTHEHPTQALLDAFTLWRHLGVGGGLDGRRVAIVGDVLHSRVARSNALLLQTLGAEVTLVGPPTLLPVGVDGWGVETAYDLDAVLPKADAVMMLRVQRERMLGGFFPTEREYSRRYGLDARRMARLADHAIVMHPGPMVRGMEITADVADSDRSVIVEQVTNGVAVRMAVLYLILGGIGSENA; the protein is encoded by the coding sequence ATGAAGCACCTGCTCAGCGCTGGCGACCTCAGCCGCGACGAGGCCGAGCTCGTCCTCAGCACGGCCGCGGAGTTCCGCGAGCTCGCCGACCGACCCATCAAGAAGCTGCCCGCACTGCGCGGGCGCACCGTGGTCAACCTCTTCTTCGAGGACTCCACCCGCACCCGGATCTCCTTCGAGGCCGCCGAGAAGCGGCTCTCGGCCGACGTGATCAACTTCCAGGCCAAGGGATCCAGCGTGTCCAAGGGCGAGAGCCTCAAGGACACGGCACTCACGCTGGAGGCGATGGGCGCCGACGCCGTCGTGGTCCGCCACGGCGCGAGCGGCGCGCCCTACCGGCTGGCCCACTCCGGGTGGGTCGACTCCCACGTGGTCAACGCCGGGGACGGCACCCACGAGCACCCGACGCAGGCGCTCCTCGACGCGTTCACGCTCTGGCGCCACCTCGGCGTCGGCGGCGGCCTCGACGGTCGCAGGGTGGCCATCGTCGGGGACGTCCTCCACAGCCGCGTCGCGCGCTCCAACGCCCTCCTGCTGCAGACGCTCGGTGCCGAGGTGACCCTCGTCGGGCCGCCCACGCTGCTGCCCGTCGGCGTCGACGGCTGGGGAGTGGAGACCGCCTACGACCTCGACGCGGTCCTGCCCAAGGCCGACGCGGTGATGATGCTGCGGGTCCAGCGGGAGCGGATGCTCGGCGGGTTCTTCCCGACCGAGCGGGAGTACTCCCGTCGCTACGGCCTCGACGCGCGGCGCATGGCGCGGCTGGCCGACCACGCCATCGTCATGCACCCCGGGCCGATGGTGCGCGGCATGGAGATCACCGCCGACGTCGCCGACTCCGACCGGTCGGTGATCGTCGAGCAGGTCACCAACGGCGTCGCGGTGCGCATGGCGGTGCTGTACCTCATCCTCGGTGGAATCGGAAGCGAGAACGCGTGA
- the pyrR gene encoding bifunctional pyr operon transcriptional regulator/uracil phosphoribosyltransferase PyrR yields MPAATPSPRPDGPRGRTVLDADDIARALTRIAHEIIERNKGADSVVLLGIHSRGVPLARRIAERISAVESASVPAGALDITPYRDDLRLNPTRTLQRTEIPTDGIDDKVVVLVDDVLFSGRTIRAALDALNDVGRPRAVQLAVLVDRGHRELPVRADFVGKNLPTSLAERVSVRVAEVDGEEAGDEVAIEGEEGR; encoded by the coding sequence ATGCCTGCCGCCACGCCCTCGCCCCGGCCCGACGGCCCCCGGGGTCGCACCGTCCTCGACGCCGATGACATCGCCCGGGCACTCACCCGGATCGCGCACGAGATCATCGAGCGCAACAAGGGGGCCGACTCCGTCGTCCTGCTCGGCATCCACAGCCGCGGCGTACCGCTCGCACGCCGCATCGCCGAGCGCATCTCGGCCGTGGAGTCCGCGTCCGTCCCGGCGGGGGCGCTCGACATCACGCCCTACCGAGACGACCTGCGCCTGAACCCGACTCGCACCCTCCAGCGCACCGAGATCCCCACCGACGGGATCGACGACAAGGTCGTGGTGCTGGTCGACGACGTGCTCTTCTCCGGTCGGACCATCCGCGCCGCACTGGACGCGCTCAACGACGTCGGTCGCCCCCGAGCGGTGCAGCTCGCCGTGCTGGTCGACCGCGGCCACCGCGAGCTGCCGGTCCGGGCCGACTTCGTCGGCAAGAACCTCCCGACCTCCCTCGCCGAGCGCGTCAGCGTCCGCGTGGCCGAGGTCGACGGTGAGGAGGCCGGCGACGAGGTCGCCATCGAGGGCGAGGAGGGTCGATGA
- the nusB gene encoding transcription antitermination factor NusB, protein MTQRTMGARSKARKRALDLLYAADLRGETGEEALARVTDDDAAPHNPYTAELVRGVSEHLERIDDVLRQFAQGWSLARMATVDRNVLRLGVFELLYVEDVPDHVAITEAMALVKDLSTDESPQFVNGVLGAIEREKPALTS, encoded by the coding sequence GTGACCCAGCGGACCATGGGTGCACGGTCGAAGGCCCGCAAGCGGGCGCTGGACCTCCTCTACGCCGCCGACCTGCGCGGCGAGACGGGGGAGGAGGCGCTGGCGCGGGTCACCGACGACGACGCGGCGCCCCACAACCCCTACACCGCCGAACTGGTCCGGGGGGTCTCGGAGCACCTCGAGCGCATCGACGACGTGCTGCGCCAGTTCGCCCAGGGGTGGTCGCTGGCACGGATGGCGACCGTGGACCGCAACGTGCTGCGGCTGGGCGTGTTCGAGCTGCTCTACGTCGAGGACGTGCCCGACCACGTGGCGATCACCGAGGCCATGGCGCTGGTCAAGGACCTCTCCACCGACGAGTCGCCGCAGTTCGTCAACGGCGTCCTGGGTGCCATCGAGCGCGAGAAGCCTGCCCTGACCTCCTGA
- the efp gene encoding elongation factor P: MATSNDLKNGMVLNLEGQLWSVVEFQHVKPGKGPAFVRTKVKNVESGKIVDKTFNAGAKIQTETVDRRPYQYLYNDGTSFVFMDNSTYDQIDVPPELVGNAKNFLLETAEVTLAMHEGRVLFVEMPPSVELEITYSEPGVAGDSATGRTKPATLETGHEIQVPLFIEQGERVKVDTRDSSYLGRVKA, from the coding sequence ATGGCAACCTCGAACGACCTCAAGAACGGCATGGTGCTGAACCTGGAGGGCCAGCTCTGGTCCGTGGTCGAGTTCCAGCACGTCAAGCCCGGCAAGGGCCCGGCGTTCGTTCGCACCAAGGTCAAGAACGTCGAGTCCGGCAAGATCGTCGACAAAACGTTCAACGCCGGTGCGAAGATCCAGACCGAGACCGTGGACCGCCGTCCGTACCAGTACCTCTACAACGACGGCACCAGCTTCGTCTTCATGGACAACAGCACCTACGACCAGATCGACGTCCCGCCCGAGCTGGTCGGCAACGCCAAGAACTTCCTCCTCGAGACCGCCGAGGTGACGCTCGCGATGCACGAGGGACGCGTCCTCTTCGTCGAGATGCCGCCGTCGGTCGAGCTCGAGATCACCTACTCCGAGCCGGGCGTCGCCGGGGACAGCGCGACCGGGCGCACCAAGCCCGCGACCCTGGAGACCGGGCACGAGATCCAGGTGCCGCTCTTCATCGAGCAGGGCGAGCGGGTCAAGGTCGACACCCGCGACTCCAGCTACCTCGGACGCGTGAAGGCGTGA
- a CDS encoding type II 3-dehydroquinate dehydratase: protein MSRVLVLNGPNLGRLGRRQPEIYGHTTHDELASRCVGWGRALGLDVEVRQTNHEGELLDWLNDAADEQCPVALNAAAWSHYSWALYDACAQLTAPLVEVHISDPSQRPEEFRHTSVIAPHAAEVIAGAGIDGYRLALEFLADA, encoded by the coding sequence ATGAGCCGCGTGCTGGTGCTGAACGGCCCGAACCTGGGGCGCCTGGGCCGACGTCAACCCGAGATCTACGGCCACACCACCCACGACGAGCTGGCCTCGCGCTGTGTCGGGTGGGGGCGTGCCCTCGGGCTCGACGTCGAGGTGCGCCAGACCAACCACGAGGGTGAGTTGCTGGACTGGCTCAACGACGCCGCTGACGAGCAGTGCCCGGTGGCGCTCAACGCCGCCGCCTGGTCGCACTACTCCTGGGCGTTGTACGACGCCTGTGCCCAGCTGACCGCGCCGCTGGTCGAGGTGCACATCTCCGACCCGTCCCAGCGACCCGAGGAGTTCCGGCACACCTCGGTCATCGCCCCGCACGCCGCCGAGGTCATCGCCGGCGCCGGCATCGACGGCTACCGGCTGGCGCTGGAGTTCCTCGCCGACGCCTGA